Proteins encoded in a region of the Drosophila busckii strain San Diego stock center, stock number 13000-0081.31 chromosome 2L, ASM1175060v1, whole genome shotgun sequence genome:
- the LOC108597502 gene encoding uncharacterized protein LOC108597502 produces the protein MADNVEEEVAAEPLAEAAVVESNAPPLEESVAEIAAKTQDDTVVEPTVTKRKPAFDEEEEPAKPKGEEGEAQVDGDGAEISVEELKRIEHEKRKKKRDERREADARLRDILKENEPEPEHEPEPKKKQKRDTETDIEGGAEAAADTTEAGDEEAEADTEAFEAAPTDPETDVGQRTSKRLTPSKKRGSEELATVEERGSLLLSGEYDRLLMGEVKEATTTSSDEEDHRRPCSVSYKAEFLTAFVLPSWSDISSELTEEVEEPVAVATKPAKRRETDDKKGGFVDATAVGEDESGSSKDDVVDTSEAQKLGEEEAEVTESSTSISFDWPFPLEDEPPPVVKELDDLEAFEVMFDLQASFHVPEEEAVEGEEMKAVREMNQIVYEFIFRLMDDVVEAAEYVDPLKVLGAKLDKRKMIEELFTAIRQHCAVKQFNTQLNSKMCDYYRRVGQQRAFAQLPLQTHIIERQRYADALAKLDHAKKKAVEAKKKNSYLMSSVRMDLDYSQSIVYSTENSFEDRVRKTLIRKDDQYLPRIVESELRRIKRMRYEISDCRLPLITRQHTLGRLKERMVAFEQITPELTMDYYLTVQREVNSLGIKVDERNADLALMHNRCMKHMHQSAFIREKISMLNATLLQSEVIQIRKLEKRNILRDKVLKLKLEHSRLKVQKSNLDKKSGLLYKPALLHDFDDTTDFVEKKRCSIQKLKRSMHEILMRISFYESNTRSNVAPEAIREFRESLKKVSDVS, from the exons ATGGCAGATAATGTAGAAGAAGAGGTAGCTGCCGAGCCTTTGGCAGAAGCAGCCGTTGTGGAGTCTAATGCGCCACCGCTTGAAGAAAGTGTAGCAGAGATTGCAGCAAAGACACAAGATGACACTGTAGTGGAGCCAACTGTGACTAAGCGCAAGCCAGCCTTTGACGAGGAAGAAGAGCCAGCAAAGCCAAAGGGAGAAGAAGGCGAAGCACAGGTTGATGGTGATGGAGCTGAGATTTCGGTAGAAGAGCTTAAAAGAATTGAGCatgaaaaacgaaaaaagaaaCGTGACGAAAGGCGCGAGGCAGACGCTAGGCTGCGAGATATTTTGAAAGAGaatgagcctgagcctgaacATGAGCCAGAGCccaagaaaaagcaaaagcgtgaTACTGAAACTGACATTGAAGGTGGCGCAGAAGCTGCAGCGGATACAACTGAAGCTGGCGATGAGGAAGCTGAAGCTGACACTGAGGCGTTTGAGGCTGCGCCTACTGATCCTGAGACTGATGTCGGACAAAGAACCTCAAAGCGATTGACGCCATCGAAGAAGCGTGGATCCGAAGAGCTTGCCACTGTAGAAGAAAGAGGCTCATTGCTGCTATCTGGCGAATACGACCGGCTGTTAATGGGCGAAGTCAAGGAGGCCACAACTACATCGTCTGATGAGGAAGACCACAGAAGACCTTGCTCTGTCTCATACAAAGCTGAGTTTTTgacagcttttgttttgcccAGCTGGTCAGATATTTCATCTGAATTGACAGAAGAGGTAGAGGAgcctgtggctgtggcaacCAAACCAGCAAAGCGACGTGAAACTGACGATAAGAAGGGCGGCTTTGTAGATGCCACTGCTGTTGGAGAAGACGAGTCAGGCTCATCGAAAGACGACGTTGTTGACACCAGTGAAGCGCAAAAATTAGGCGAAGAAGAAGCTGAAGTCACTGAGAGTTCTACGTCAATTAGCTTTGATTGGCCATTTCCGCTTGAGGATGAACCGCCACCAGTAGTTAAAGAGCTCGACGATTTGGAAGCCTTTGAGGTAATGTTTGATCTGCAAGCTTCTTTCCATGTGCCAGAAGAGGAAGCCGTTGAAGGCGAAGAAATGAAAGCAGTACGTGAAATGAATCAAATAGTCTATGAGTTTATTTTCAGACTGATGGACGATGTGGTCGAGGCAGCTGAATATGTGGATCCTCTCAAAGTGCTCGGCGCAAAGCTGGACAAACGCAAAATGATCGAGGAGCTGTTCACAGCCATACGACAACATTGTGCCGTGAAACAGTTCAATACGCAGCTAAACAGTAAAATGTGCGATTACTACCGCCGTGTGGGTCAGCAGCGAGCATTTGCccagctgccgctgcagacGCATATAATCGAGAGGCAGCGCTACGCGGATGCTCTAGCGAAGCTGGATCATGCGAAGAAGAAAGCAGTGGaggccaaaaagaaaaatagcTATCTAATGTCGAGTGTGAGAATGGATCTGGACTACTCGCAGTCTATTGTTTACTCCACAGAGAATTCGTTTGAGGATCGCGTGAGAAAAACACTCATAAGAAAGGATGATCAGTATCTCCCACGCATTGTGGAGAGTGAGCTGCGTCGCATAAAGCGAATGCGCTACGAGATCAGTGACTGTCGATTGCCGCTCATAACGCGACAACATACGCTGGGTAGACTAAAAGAG CGCATGGTGGCCTTCGAGCAAATTACGCCGGAGCTAACCATGGACTACTATCTGACTGTCCAGCGTGAAGTCAACAGTCTGGGCATCAAAGTTGATG AGCGCAATGCGGATCTGGCGCTCATGCATAACCGATGCATGAAGCATATGCATCAATCTGCCTTCATACGCGAGAAGATCAGCATGTTGAACGCCACCTTGCTACAAAGCGAAGTTATACAAATAAGGAAGTTAGAGAAACGCAACATACTGCGCGATAAGGTGCTCAAGCTAAAGCTGGAGCATTCGCGCTTGAAGGTGCAGAAGAGCAATCTAGACAAGAAGAGCGGTCTGCTCTATaagcctgcgctgctgcacgACTTTGATGACACGACAGATTTTGTGGAGAAGAAACGTTGCagcattcaaaaattaaagcgcagcatGCATGAAATACTTATGCGCATTAGCTTTTATGAATCGAACACTCGCAGCAATGTAGCGCCTGAAGCGATACGTGAATTTAGGGAGTCGCTTAAGAAGGTTAGTGATGTATCTTAA
- the LOC108608379 gene encoding LOW QUALITY PROTEIN: probable phosphorylase b kinase regulatory subunit beta (The sequence of the model RefSeq protein was modified relative to this genomic sequence to represent the inferred CDS: deleted 1 base in 1 codon): MRNNVPKSLLVTTPGGGTIDSAVSTQRHNSLEDINLDQFLKTINYEDTVKQLDIYYGIVKRQLLRYQSPITGLFPVMSTDQVVGSVRDSVYCAAAVWSLYQAYRRIDDDRGKSYELGQSTVKCMRGILECWVKQAARVELFKQRQSNQHALHSKFQLHTGEKIYPDEFYNHLQIDCVSLYLLYLVQMITSGLQIIYTHDEVAFVQNLVYYVERAYRTPDFGMWERGSKYNNGTPEIHASSIGMAKSALEAINGCNLFGEKGASWSVVYVDIDAHNRNRSIFETMLPRESSSKGVDASLLLTLSFPAFASHEDRLVEQTKQNVVNRLRSKMGFKRFTRDGFLSKAEDKTRRYYQAGELKEFEGLECEWPLFFITMIIDGVFKNNNEQIEEYQNDLRRCLHTDANGDPVVTMYYAPDDDGSYMRAPSQSLFLWGQSFFIIAQLLTAGLLHINELDPIRRYLPSYNRPRRAGRYSAFQAKPGTGTATDLVVQIVLIAESMRLQAMMATYGIQTQTPHEVEPVQIWSSTELIKVYQHLGVNNKVGLSGRPSRPVGSLGTSKVYRICGMTVLCYPLIFEVSDFYLYRDMALLIDDIKTELQFVGKYWRLSGRPTVCLLIREEHMRDPQFKEMLDLLAMLKKGYCDGMKVRIGRLQNLISSSCMEHLDFMNQSDLTDNENAFSQINHEYIGYQSLTDVPKALTYVEEKVSVAHFDSKPTPDIINALRNTESIYCLCQLWGILLNREGGNFEINGLNVNTALTQLYHRAGSLRYWRAVRYCSSLLHHIVDSISPFITTVLVNGKELTVGIIGQKETVFDKPMTPAEIQNVMYTSVQPYDVIQAVLQQEVVLYCGRLIATNPSMFRGILKIRIGWVLEAMRIYRQISGQQSIDVDNLSPFQVRILLQKVLTVSEWAAEEKLTTLQRRQLEGCLCRVPKHFYNKIWEILQRTPQGILTQGHHLPATPTLTSMSRGELTFNLLVEETLICIDRPDRRQITVELLCIVATILNRNPELHFKQALDLDAIIAEAFAMYCKDTQQPPQDDLTAFYSLPYSETTGYLARAAVNKVLQGGVFSTAEDDVQLDGDHLHDDNCKVS; encoded by the exons ATGCGTAATAATGTGCCAAAATC CTTGCTGGTGACAACGCCAGGTGGTGGCACCATAGACAGTGCAGTCTCGACACAGCGCCACAACAGCTTGGAGGACATAAACCTGGATCAGTTTCTAAAGACCATCAACTATGAGGACACTGTTAAGCAGCTGGACATTTACTATGGCATTG ttaAACGTCAGCTGTTACGCTATCAGAGCCCCATCACTGGTCTTTTTCCGGTGATGAGCACAGATCAGGTGGTGGGCTCGGTGCGCGATAGTGTTTACTGTGCTGCCGCTGTATGGAGCTTATACCAAGCTTACAGACGCATTGATGATGACCGCGGCAAGTCCTACGAGCTCGGCCAGAGCACAGTCAAGTGTATGCGCGGCATTTTGGAATGCTGGGTGAAGCAAGCTGCACGCGTTGAGCTCTTCAAGCAGCGTCAATCCAATCAGCATGCACTGCacagcaaatttcaattgcatacGGGCGAAAAGATTTATCCAGATGAGTTCTATAAtcatttgcaaattgattgc GTGTccttatatttgctttatctGGTGCAGATGATTACCTCAGGCTTGCAGATTATCTACACACATGATGAGGTGGCTTTTGTGCAGAATCTAGTGTATTATGTGGAGCGTGCCTATCGCACGCCCGACTTTGGCATGTGGGAACGTGGCTCCAAGTATAATAATGGCACACCAGAGATACATGCCTCCTCTATAG GCATGGCCAAGTCTGCCCTGGAGGCTATTAATGGCTGCAACTTGTTTGGCGAAAAGGGCGCATCCTGGAGCGTCGTTTATGTGGACATTGATGCGCACAATCGCAATCGTAGCATATTCGAAACTATGCTGCCGCGTGAATCCAGCTCCAAG GGCGTGGATGCTTCACTGCTGCTTACACTCTCATTTCCAGCCTTTGCCTCCCATGAGGATCGCCTGGTGGAGCAAACCAAACAGAATGTGGTGAATCGCTTGCGCAGCAAAATGGGCTTTAAGCGTTTTACTCGCGATGGCTTTCTAAGCAAGGCGGAA GACAAGACACGTCGCTATTATCAGGCAGGCGAGTTGAAGGAGTTTGAGGGCTTGGAATGCGAGTGGCCGCTTTTCTTCATCACCATGATTATCGATGGTGTATTCAAGAACAACAACGAACAGATTGAAGAGTACCAAAACGATTTGCGTCGCTGTCTGCATACCGATGCCAATGGTGATCCTGTCGTCACCATGTATTACGCCCCAGATGACGATGGTTCCTATATGCGTGCGCCCTCGCAGTCGCTGTTTCTGTGGGGTCAATCTTTTTTCATCATAGCCCAGCTGCTCACCGCTGGATTGTTGCACATTAACGAACTGGATCCCATACGTCGCTATTTGCCCAGCTACAATCGTCCCAGACGTGCTGGTCGCTACTCGGCATTTCAG gcTAAACCGGGCACT GGCACCGCCACAGATTTGGTGGTGCAGATTGTGTTGATTGCGGAGTCGATGCGTCTGCAGGCCATGATGGCCACCTACGGCATACAAACTCAGACACCACATGAG gtGGAACCTGTGCAAATCTGGAGCTCTACCGAGCTTATTAAAGTTTATCAGCATCTAGGCGTTAACAACAAGGTCGGGCTCTCAGGACGTCCCTCTCGCCCGGTGGGCTCATTGGGCACGAGCAAAGTTTATCGCATTTGCGGCATGACCGTGCTCTGTTATCCACTGATCTTTGAAGTCTCggacttttatttatatcgcGATATGGCGCTGCTTATTGATGACATCAAGACAGAGCTGCAATTTGTGGGCAAATACTGGCGTTTGTCGGGCAGACCGACAGTCTGTCTGCTCATACGCGAGGAGCACATGCGTGATCCGCAGTTTAAGGAGATGCTCGATCTGTTGGCCATGCTTAAGAAGGGCTACTGCGATGGCATGAAGGTGCGCATTGGACGGCTGCAGAATcttataagcagcagctgcatggaGCATTTGGATTTTATGAACCAAAGCGATCTAACTGACAATGAGAATGCTTTCTCGCAAATTAATCATGAATATATAGGCTATCAATCTCTGACAGATGTGCCCAAGGCACTTACCTATGTGGAGGAAAAAGTCTCCGTTGCA CACTTTGACAGCAAGCCCACGCCGGATATTATCAATGCCTTGCGCAACACCGAGTCCATCTACTGCCTGTGCCAGCTCTGGGGCATACTGCTGAATCGTGAAGGTGGCAACTTTGAGATCAATGGCCTGAATGTGAACACAGCTCTAACGCAGCTTTATCATCGTGCTGGCTCGTTGCGTTACTGGCGCGCAGTGCGCTATTGTTCATCGTTGTTGCACCACATTGTGGACTCAATCAGCCCGTTTATTACCACTGTGCTGGTGAATGGCAAGGAGCTAACCGTTGGCATTATTGGCCAAAAGGAGACCGTTTTCGACAAGCCCATGACACCGGCTGAAATACAAAATGTCATGTACACCAGCGTGCAGCCTTATGATGTTATTCAAGCTGTGCTCCAGCAGGAAGTTGTTTTGTATTGTGGTCGGCTTATTGCTACCAACCCGTCCATGTTTCGTGGCATATTGAAAATACGCATTGGCTGGGTGCTCGAGGCTATGCGCATCTATCGTCAGATCTCTGGCCAGCAAAGCATCGATGTGGATAATCTTTCGCCTTTCCAAGTGCGCATATTGCTGCAAAAGGTGCTCACTGTTAGCGAATGGGCGGCTGAGGAGAA aTTGACAACGCTGCAGCGACGCCAATTGGAGGGTTGTCTATGCCGTGTGCCCAAACACTTTTACAACAAAATCTGGGAAATACTGCAACGCACACCGCAGGGCATCTTAACGCAAGGACATCATctgcctgccacgcccacactaACCAGCATGAGTCGCGGTGAATTGACATTCAATTTACTGGTAGAGGAAACGCTTATATGCATTGACCGTCCCGATAGACGACAAATTACTGTAGAGTTACTTTGCATAGTGGCCACCATACTAAATCG TAATCCTGAGCTGCATTTTAAGCAAGCGCTTGATTTGGATGCCATTATAGCCGAGGCCTTTGCCATGTACTGCAAGGATACTCAACAACCGCCACAGGACGATCTAACAGCCTTCTATTCGCTGCCCTATTCTGAAACTACAGGCTATTTGGCACGCGCCGCTGTCAATAAAGTGCTACAAGGTGGTGTCTTCTCCACAGCAGAGGATGATGTCCAATTGGATGGCGATCATTTGCATGATGACAACTGCAAGGTGTCCTAA
- the LOC108597544 gene encoding uncharacterized protein At4g17910 yields MDWLYKSPVVYRDLHRSYYLSEVFVLPAAVQQENYLHKHLSESSDSFRVILPPVIGFVWCQMLWSHLPARSWRRFLLEFLLIGLPSICTLTVANRYLSLYCVLSFAGIAWRLWRSGWSSKVAEAAKSYSYELGRRPIVFTLLRATAYTGTCVAILAVDFEPFPKGYRKSRTFGAAVMDMGIGLFVVTMGMVSQRARHIKELKKVLKVVTPLLLLGLARTLVIAWLDYQQDACEYGKHLNAFFILGMTKLLGSVVSLLARNDRQLLPLSLGLLLLHELVLQCGLSQYVISWQLRKGFYAANREGLSSLPGCIALYLFSIYVAKWYTARNQLNFNVLCSKWRQLLIVTCLGWLSFLICVFVTGIARVTFNAGYVIWIMSTVLSLLLIFSFFFEFALQTPLKQRLASGDAVASKHSQTELPVFVETLNMNGLTHFMISNLLTGFVNMALSPDKRSATECVIILSLYVLATSVVVFLLYLKRIRIA; encoded by the exons atggATTGGCTTTATAAAAGCCCGGTAGTGTACCGCGATCTGCATAGAAGTTATTATCTGTCGGAGGTATTCGTcttgccagcagcagtgcagCAAGAAAACTATTTACATAAACATTTGTCAGAGAGCTCTGATTCATTTAGAGTAATACTGCCACCCGTGATTGGTTTTGTTTGGTGTCAAATGCTATGGAGTCATCTGCCAGCGCGTAGTTGGCGTCGCTTTTTGCTGGAGTTCCTGCTGATTGGTTTGCCTTCCATATGTACCTTGACCGTGGCCAATCGttatttaagcttatattGTGTGCTGAGCTTTGCTGGCATTGCCTGGCGGCTTTGGCGCAGCGGTTGGAGCAGTAAGGTAGCCGAAGCAGCTAAGAGCTACAGCTATGAGTTGGGCAGGCGTCCCATTGTATTTACGCTGCTGCGAGCGACTGCCTATACAGGTACTTGTGTTGCTATCTTAGCCGTTGACTTTGAGCCGTTTCCCAAGGGCTATCGCAAAAGTCGCACGTTTGGTGCCGCTGTTATGGACATGGGCATTGGACTGTTTGTGGTCACAATGGGTATGGTCTCGCAACGCGCACGTCACATTAAGGAACTAAAAAAGGTGCTTAAGGTGGTGACAcctctgttgttgctgggccTGGCGCGCACTTTAGTCATTGCCTGGTTAGACTATCAACAGGATGCGTGTGAATATGGCAAGCACTTGAATGCGTTCTTCATACTCGGGATGACGAAGCTGCTGGGCAGCGTTGTGAGCCTGCTTGCGCGTAATGATAGACAACTGCTGCCTTTGTCCTTGG gactgctgctgctacatgAGCTGGTGCTGCAGTGTGGACTCTCGCAGTATGTAATATCATGGCAGCTACGTAAAGGATTTTATGCAGCTAATCGTGAGGGTCTTAGCTCCTTGCCAGGCTGCATAGCTCTCTATTTGTTTAGCATCTATGTGGCCAAATGGTACACCGCGCGTAATCAGTTGAACTTTAACGTACTCTGCTCCAAGTGGCGACAGCTGCTCATTGTCACTTGCTTAGGCTGGTTatcgtttttaatttgtgtctTTGTCACGGGCATAGCGCGTGTTACCTTCAATGCTGGCTATGTTATTTGGATTATGAGCACTGTGCTCTCATTGCTGCTCATATTTTCATTCTTCTTTGAGTTTGCACTGCAGACGCCATTGAAGCAGCGACTGGCGTCCGGCGATGCGGTTGCCTCTAAGCATAGCCAGACTGAGCTGCCTGTGTTTGTCGAAACTTTAAATATGAATGGCCTAACGCATTTTATGATTTCTAATTTGCTGACAGGCTTTGTCAATATGGCTTTGAGCCCAGACAAACGCTCTGCAACAGAGTGTGTGATTATCTTATCTTTATATGTGCTGGCCACAAGCGTTGTTGTATTTCTGTTGTACTTGAAGCGAATTCGCATTGCTTAG
- the LOC108597536 gene encoding uncharacterized protein LOC108597536: MSCCPSDTEVAAGCGCVCDTSGPPVLACFNREDIHASWFPYPDEVILSLLDNLLYFAGATKIVHLWNLAKLGTTISLGGSLSKEQLPPTQRASATTLYSIKAPSSRSSWSKFATARNSIKSCLSASKAASMYLSSSSPKPSGSCVSLRKPIACCSSKSTSFKPNCIGVPPPSRPRTPRVDFANPVSEFSRIQGGSGTGPPMRLRKMLADCCPSCQRIKAKINSTLPSHANGQKWLWTRFVNTDNGCKVYEVYKNSDVERSPTQLAGNKEPVIYFLVMPTGHILPFETVSSL, from the coding sequence ATGAGCTGCTGCCCGTCTGACACTGAAGTAgctgctggctgtggctgtgtctGTGATACTAGTGGACCGCCAGTCTTGGCTTGCTTCAATAGGGAAGACATCCATGCATCATGGTTTCCTTATCCGGATGAGGTAATCTTGAGTCTGCTGGACAACCTGCTTTACTTTGCAGGCGCCACTAAAATTGTGCATCTATGGAACTTGGCGAAATTGGGTACAACCATATCTTTGGGCGGCAGCCTGAGCAAGGAGCAACTGCCACCCACTCAGCGTGCCAGCGCCACCACTTTGTATAGCATCAAAGCGCCAagtagccgcagcagctggtCTAAGTTCGCTACTGCACGCAACAGCATTAAAAGCTGTCTGTCCGCATCCAAGGCGGCATCTATGTACCTCTCCAGCAGCAGTCCGAAGCCATCGGGAAGTTGCGTATCACTTAGAAAACCCATTGCCTGTTGTTCATCCAAATCCACCAGCTTTAAGCCAAATTGTATTGGTGTGCCGCCGCCCTCGCGTCCACGCACACCGCGCGTTGACTTTGCCAATCCTGTTAGCGAGTTTAGCCGCATACAAGGCGGGTCCGGCACTGGACCGCCGATGCGACTCAGGAAAATGCTCGCCGACTGTTGCCCCTCATGCCAACGTatcaaagctaaaataaactcCACTCTGCCATCGCATGCGAATGGGCAGAAGTGGCTCTGGACGCGTTTCGTCAACACCGACAATGGCTGCAAAGTCTATGAGGTTTATAAGAATTCAGACGTGGAGCGCTCTCCAACACAATTGGCAGGCAATAAGGAACCGGTGATATACTTTTTGGTAATGCCCACTGGCCATATCTTACCCTTTGAGACGGTATCGTCGCTTTAA
- the LOC108599205 gene encoding EGF domain-specific O-linked N-acetylglucosamine transferase codes for MLFILNAMLLLLPSESSAQPNTDSKQPPTLTLPNLPTEHLIRYLNTFPKLKRQLPSNATIRTESRACWGHERNCSAEARFQTPQCPGEHTAWVRSKEAQVQTFYYQADFGYIQQQLSELTPQCVPKYLSDSSLECSRYLRFCRGRNLLFDLRDLVNRKERIRYHMDVLKPGQVLGHCELNRSRLMAEMDHIGSALQSWGPELRNFDVLPQPVLESGACDLVVNAPTFIMKIDATHNMYHHFCDFFNLYASLFVNQSHPAAFNTDVQILIWETYPYDSPFKATFKAFTQRPVWTLSDVQGKRICFRNVVLPLLPRMIFGLFYNTPIIQGCSNSGLFRAFSEFILHRLQIPYQPPNEQRKLRITYLSRRTKYRQVLNEHELLARLEEHDDYMLQRVSYERLSFVDQLAITRNTDIFIGMHGAGLTHLLFLPNWASIFELYNCEDPNCYKDLARLRGVHYVTWEQRELVYPQDAGHHPEGGAHAKFTNYRFDVSEFERLVDQAAKQVRSHKDFPQATTNQHEEL; via the exons ATGTTGTTCATACTCAAcgcgatgttgctgctgttgccaagtGAGAGCAGCGCACAGCCAAATACGGACAGTAAGCAGCCGCCGACGCTGACGTTGCCAAACTTGCCAACAGAACATCTCATACGCTACCTCAACACGTTTCCCAAGCTGAAGCGACAGCTGCCCTCGAATGCAACCATCAGAACTGAATCTCGCGCTTGCTGGGGCCATGAGCGCAATTGCAGCGCCGAGGCGCGTTTTCAAACGCCCCAATGTCCAGGCGAACACACTGCGTGGGTGCGCAGCAAGGAGGCACAAGTGCAAACGTTTTACTATCAAGCTGACTTTGGTTACATACAACAGCAGTTGTCCGAACTGACGCCGCAATGCGTGCCCAAATATCTGAGTGACTCTTCGCTGGAGTGCTCACGCTATCTGCGCTTTTGTCGTGGACGCAATTTGCTCTTTGATCTACGTGATCTGGTCAATCGCAAAGAGCGTATACGTTATCATATGGATGTGCTGAAGCCAGGACAAGTGCTGGGTCATTGTGAGCTAAATCGCTCACGACTCATGGCCGAGATGGATCATATAGGCTCCGCTTTGCAGTCGTGGGGACCAGAGCTGCGTAACTTTGATGTGCTGCCGCAGCCTGTGCTAGAAAGCGGCGCCTGTGATTTGGTCGTCAATGCGCCCACGTTTATTATGAAGATTGATGCCACGCATAATATGTATCATCacttttgtgatttttttaatttgtacgCCTCGCTGTTTGTCAATCAATCGCATCCGGCTGCATTCAATACGGACGTGCAGATACTCATTTGGGAGACTTATCCATACGATTCACCTTTCAAAGCTACGTTCAAAGCATTCACACAACGCCCCGTGTGGACTCTAAGCGATGTCCAGGGTAAGCGTATTTGTTTCCGTAATGTGGTCTTGCCGCTGCTTCCGCGCATGATCTTTGGTCTCTTCTACAACACACCCATA ATTCAAGGCTGCTCCAATAGTGGTCTGTTTCGCGCCTTCTCTGAATTTATACTGCATCGTCTTCAGATACCATATCAGCCGCCAAATGAGCAACGTAAACTACGCATAACTTATTTGTCGCGTCGCACAAAGTATCGTCAGGTACTCAACGAGCATGAACTTCTAGCGCGCCTGGAAGAACATGACGATTATATGCTGCAACGTGTATCCTATGAGCG TCTCTCCTTTGTGGATCAATTAGCCATTACACGTAATACGGACATCTTCATTGGTATGCATGGCGCTGGACTGACGCATTTGCTGTTCTTGCCCAATTGGGCAAGCATTTTTGAGCTGTACAACTGCGAGGATCCTAATTGCTACAAGGATCTGGCGCGTTTGCGTGGCGTACATTACGTCACCTGGGAGCAACGTGAACTGGTGTATCCGCAGGATGCAGGCCACCATCCGGAAGGTGGCGCACATGCCAAGTTTACGAATTATCGCTTTGACGTATCTGAATTTGAGCGACTTGTAGACCAGGCGGCCAAACAGGTGCGTTCGCACAAGGATTTTccccaagcaacaacaaaccagCATGAGgagctttag
- the LOC108607698 gene encoding uncharacterized protein LOC108607698 codes for MRAPEWMSAEIERLTLKLERYKPAGSGYSRIQSIRLSKSVTQMLNNPLPTAAATVTTARRKDVTPESSSLTPRRRGVLSRSESEWEEVYPAVKFNRQLSKESSSSLDSDESKFTHYRNCSTRIN; via the coding sequence ATGCGAGCACCGGAGTGGATGAGCGCTGAGATAGAGCGTCTAACACTGAAGCTGGAACGCTATAAGCCCGCGGGTAGCGGCTACAGTCGGATACAATCTATACGCCTGTCCAAGAGCGTTACACAAATGCTGAATAATCCTTTGCCCACGGCTGCTGCAACAGTTACCACCGCCAGGCGCAAGGATGTGACGCCAGAGAGCTCAAGCCTAACACCACGTAGACGAGGCGTGCTCAGTCGCAGCGAGTCCGAGTGGGAGGAAGTGTATCCAGCAGTGAAATTTAATCGTCAACTGagcaaagaaagcagcagcagtctggATAGTGATGAGAGCAAATTTACACATTACCGTAACTGCTCAACGCgaattaattaa